The Patescibacteria group bacterium sequence ACGCTAGACCAATTGAAAAACAGGATTTCATTTTCATCAATTTTTCTATCGTTCAGATCTTCGAAATACGAACATTCTAAAGTTCGGCTTTTTTCGTAATAATTATCCAATTTTTCCTTGCTCTGAATATGCAGTTTTTTCGGCGCAGCCCAAATGAAACTAAGTGGCTGTTTGATTTCTTTGTCATCAACCAATTGCTTTAAAAACTCAGCCATCATTATTGTTTTACCAGAACCAGTCGGGGCTTTAAAAACCAATTTTTTACCGCCGTCCGCACTTAAAAGCTTTTTAGCTTTATCCAATAAATCGGCTATGGCGTCTTCTTGATATATTTTTAGTTGCATATTTTTATTCTTTTATTTATAAATTCTTCGGTAAACTTTCAAAATCGCTTCGGGAATTGGTGATAATTTTACCTTTTGTTTAACATCTTCAAACTCATCTTCAAATGAATCATCACCAAGCGAGAAAATATAAACGCTAATTTTACCTTTTATATCTTTAATCGCTTTTTTAAAATCTTCAATCACTAATTGGTCAAAAATTATACCGCTATAATGTTCAGAATTTTTGAAAATCTTAAACCCAACCCTATTCTCGATTTCCTCAAAAGTTCCCTCCTTAACGCAAAGCATTTCTATTGCTTCTTCGGTTAGTCTAATTTTATTTTTATCGGTCGCTTCTTTGTAATCGACAAAATCGGTCTTAAAATATTTTAAATTTCCACCAAGCCCATCAATTTTTTCGCCCTTTTTGGCCTTATATCCCTTGATAGCTTTTTGTATGCGTGGATAGCAAATGTCGGAACAGATATTTTCCTCGTTGTTTGTACACAAAATAAACACTCTTTTGCCGTTATCAATTTTATTGAGATTCAAAATTGCATGCCCAGTCGAACCAGAGCCAGCAAAAAAATCCAAAACCGTAATGTCTTTTTGATAATTATTTTCATAGTGATCAAAAAGTAAAGAAGTAAGGTATTCAACCAAAGTTCTCGGCTTTGGATATTCAAAAATATTTTGTTCTCCAATCATATTAAACAATTCATTGCTCGCTTCTTCGTTTACGCCAACCTTTTGTCCAAATCTCGACTTTGCAACAAATTCATTATTTCCATTTGTAAAAATAATTTGTTTTGGCGATTCGTTTGATGTTTTACCACTTCCGTAAATAGCACGAATAGCAAAATTCTCGCTTTTTACCCAAAATGTTGTTCCTTTCTCTAATTCTTTTTCGACATTCTTCTGTGACCACCTAGATTTGAATCGTAAAACTAAAGCATTTTTATTTTTTCCATTTTTAACAACAACTTTTTGTAAAAGTTTGTACTTTTCATCAGTAGTTCGTGTGTATTCTCCATCTGGTATATTAAATATAACTTTCCTTGCTGGAATAGTAAGTGTATTTACTGGATTTGAAGCGTTGTATAATGGCGCGTCTTCATGCTCTTCCTTAATGCTCTCAACCAACAACTCTTTAAGCCCTGCGTTATTTAACTGCTTTGCATAGCAGAGAACATAATCAGCATTTGAATAAGAATTTACTTTTTGCCGGCCAAAATGCTGTGTTTTTTCCCAGATAAAGTTTGTTATATAATTTTTTTCTCCGAACACTTCATTACATAGTAATTTTAATTGAGCAACCTCATCTTCGCCAATTGAAATAAATATCACGCCGTCTTTTGAAAGAAGTGATTTGGCAAGGCATAATCTTTTCGATATAAAAGCAAGCCATTTTGAATGCCGGAAGGAATCTTCTTTGTCGACAAAACTGTCATTATATTTAAAATCTTTATTTCCTGTG is a genomic window containing:
- a CDS encoding site-specific DNA-methyltransferase, whose amino-acid sequence is MENNQTKEKLLAEIDRLKKELKKKKKYGLVWEDKPEDVVEMCKEKLPVLKEVKSKEITTDKDKPVNLLIEGDNYHSLSVLNYTHKGKIDVIYIDPPYNTGNKDFKYNDSFVDKEDSFRHSKWLAFISKRLCLAKSLLSKDGVIFISIGEDEVAQLKLLCNEVFGEKNYITNFIWEKTQHFGRQKVNSYSNADYVLCYAKQLNNAGLKELLVESIKEEHEDAPLYNASNPVNTLTIPARKVIFNIPDGEYTRTTDEKYKLLQKVVVKNGKNKNALVLRFKSRWSQKNVEKELEKGTTFWVKSENFAIRAIYGSGKTSNESPKQIIFTNGNNEFVAKSRFGQKVGVNEEASNELFNMIGEQNIFEYPKPRTLVEYLTSLLFDHYENNYQKDITVLDFFAGSGSTGHAILNLNKIDNGKRVFILCTNNEENICSDICYPRIQKAIKGYKAKKGEKIDGLGGNLKYFKTDFVDYKEATDKNKIRLTEEAIEMLCVKEGTFEEIENRVGFKIFKNSEHYSGIIFDQLVIEDFKKAIKDIKGKISVYIFSLGDDSFEDEFEDVKQKVKLSPIPEAILKVYRRIYK